TCCTCCGCAAAGGCGATCCGATGAACAGTTGCGAAGGCCGGCTCCAATCCTGGAACCGGCCCCACTGCCGTCACTTGACTGCCTTCACCCGCTCGAGGAGGTCCTTGAGTTTCGGGTCGCTGACGAACTGGTCGTAGACCGGGCCCATGGCGGCGGCGAACTCTTCCTTGTCGACCTTGATGACGTTCGCACCGGCGGCGCGGACCTTTTCTTCTGAGACCTTTTCGCGGGCGCTCCAGAGCTCGCGCATCTTGCCGACGGAGTCCTTGGCCGCCTGGCGAACCAGGGCCTGATCCTCGGGGGAAAGCTTGTCCCAGCTCATCTTGGAAATGACCAGGATTTCAGGGTTGAGCGAATGTTCGGTGAGCGAATAGTTCTTGGCGACCTCGAAATGGCGGGCGGACTCGTAGGACGGCCAGTTGTTCTCGGCGCCATCGACGACCCCGGTCTCAAGCGAAGAGTAGACCTCACCCATCGGCATCGGCGTGGGGTTGGCGCCGAAGGCCTGCATCATGGCGATCCAGAGATCGGATTGCTGCACGCGGATCTTCAGGCCCTTGAGATCGGCCAGTTTTTCGATCGGCTTTTTGGTGGTGTAGAAGGAACGGGCGCCCGAATCGTAGAAAGCCAGGCCGATGAGACCATGGGGCTCGAACGCTGCCAACACCTCGTCGCCGATCGGGCCATCCACCGTCTTGTGCATGTGCTCGGTGGAGCGGAACAGGAACGGCATGCCGAGAACCATCGTCTCCTTGACGAGGTTGTTGAACGGCGCGGCGTTCACACGGTTCATGTCGATGACGCCGAAGCGTGTCTGCTCGATCGTGTCCTTCTCGCCGCCGAGCACGCCATTGTTCATGACCTCGACTTTGATCCGCCCGTTGGTGCGCTCGGAGAGCAGTTGCCCCATGTATTTGACGGCCTCGACCGTCGGGTAGCCGTCCGGATGGATGTCCGCCGAACGCAGGGTGATTTCCTGCGCCTGCGCCGCTGTGCCGGCAAACGCCAGCCCCATGGCGACGCAAAGCATGCTTGCAATTTTCTTCATGTTTTCCTCCTCCTCTAGTCGTGCTTCGGCCTCTCCCAAGACCGAGTTGCTGCCCCTCCGGGCCGGCATTCGAAATCTCCATGTCCTCGGGCCCGACAGGGAGCCTCCCAGCTCCCGTCGCGGGCAGAAATCACGCCGCCGCGAAGGCGGGCAGTTTGAACAGGCGTTCCGGGTTTTCGACGAGGGCCAGATGCCGTGCCCGGTCATCGCCAAGCCAGCCGAGCACCAGTTCGGCGAGCCGCGCGTCATCAGGATAATCTTCCGATTTCCGGATCATGTTGTGCGGCCAGTTCGAGCCCCAGATGATGCGTTCCGGGGCGTGATCCGCGATCCTGCGCGAGAAGGCGGCCACGTCCTCATAGGGCCAACCCGCGCGCGAACTTTCGTAGACACCCGCGAACTTGAACCAGACATTGCCGCGATCGATCAGCTTCAGGAGCGCCACGATCTCGGGTCCATCCGGATCGAGCCCGGCAAAGAACTTGCCGTGATGATCGAACACCCAGCGCGACCGCATACGCTCCAGCCGCGGCAGGTGATCGCGCAGCCTGTTGCCGTCGAACTGCACGGCGATCATCCAGTCCGCAGCATGGGCCCGCGCATCGACCGCCTCCAGCGCATCGAGCCCCACCGCTCCACCCGGCAGGTCCATGATGCGCGCACCGACGGCACCGGCTTCGCCGAGTGCGCGCATGTCCGCATCGGACGTGGTTTCGTCGATGACGACGACGGCACGCGCGGTATCCCCCATCTCGGCCACGCAGGCGAGCGTATTGGCATTGTCCCGCTGGTGGGCGTTGCCCTGGGTGATGATCACCCTGTCGATGCCGAGCCAGGCCATCACCTGGCGATAGGCCAAAGCATCCGGCAACGGTTCGACAGGCAAAGGCGGACCTCCCGGAAGCGAGGGGAAGCCCGGCAGGTACATGTGCATCTGCGTATCGACCGTGCCCTTCGGCAGGCGGGGTTCAGGCGGGCGGCCGGTCAGGATGCGTTCGATCATTTTGCGATCTCGGGCATCTTGAACTGGGCGAGTGCGTCGCGATTGATCTCGATCCCGAGACCGGGTGCGTCGGGGATGGCGACGACGCCGTTGACCGCTTCGATCGGCGTCTTCAACACAGCCTGCCGGAACGGATTGTCGGTGCGATCGAACTCCATGATCGGCTCGATCGGGTTTACCCGCACCGGGTCGGGCGTCATCGCCGCCATGAACTGCAGTGCTGCGGCAAGGTGAACGGCGGTGCCCCAGACATGCGGAACCACCCGAACGCCATGCAGGGTCGCAAGGCTTGCGATCTTCGCCATTTCGGAGAATCCGCCACAACCGCAGAGGTCCGGCTGCACGATATCGACGGCGCGGCTTTCGATCGCCGGCCACATGCCGTAGCGCGTGTGCCAGGTCTCGCCGCCGGCGATCGGTATCGGCTGGCCCGCCCTGACTTCGCGATAGGCGGAAAGCTGTTCCGGAACGACCGGCTCCTCGAACCAGTCGATGTCGTACTCGGCCGCAGCCTTGCCGAGCCGGACCGCCTCCGTAACCGTGTAGCCGTGATTGGCGTCGATCATCAGCCGCATGTCGTCGCCGATCGCCTCACGCACCGCGCGGATGACGCGCAGGTCTTCGTCGACGCCGAAACCGATCTTGATCTTGCAGGCGTGAAAGCCCTGCGCCCGCCGCTCCGCCATCTCCAACGCATTGTCGGAGACGCGATCGACGCCATCGCGCTTGAAGCTGCCGGTGGCGTAGGCGCGAACGCTTTCGCGCCAGCGGCCGCCGAGCAGCATGGAGACCGAGGCGCCGTAGTGTTTGCCCTTGATGTCCCAGAGCGCGATGTCGATGCCGGACAGCGCCGTGATCGTCAGACCGCGCTGCCCCTGATCACGAAGCGCATTGTAGAGGATCGCCCAGAGCTTTTCCGTCTGGCGCGGATCCTGACCGATCAGCCAGGGGGAATAGGCCGCGACCACGGCGGCATTCGGCCGCGCCGGCCCCAGGCATTCGCCCCAGCCGATAGTCCCATCGTCGCATTCGATCTCCACCAGCACATGGGCGCGGCGATCAAAGCGCATGGACGCGCTTTCGAAGGGCACGGCCAGGCGATGTTCGAGGAGGTGGGTGCGGACGGCGACGATCTTCATGGGCTATCCCCCGCGCTCACTTGTGGCGCTTGTTTGCGCCGATCAGCGCGTCGAGCATTGCGACTTCGTCGTCGCTGAGGTCCTTGAGCGGCGCACGGACCGGACCGGCATTGAAACCCTGCAGCCGCACGCCCGCCTTGATCGCCGACACCGCATAGCCCTTGGCGCGGTTGCGGATCGCCATGAACGGATAGAAGAAATCCGTGAGGATGCGCTCGCAGGTGGCGCGGTCGCCGCTGCGAAGGGCGGCGTAGAACTCGTTGGCAAGACCGGGCACGAAGTTGAAGACGGCCGACGAATAGGTGGTGAAGCCGGCGCCGAGATAGGCTTCGGCAAAGAGCTCGGCCGTCGGCATGCCGCCGAGATACATCAGCCGGTCGCCCATCTTGGCGGTGACCTGGCGCACCAGACCGATATCGCCGGTGCCGTCCTTGAAGCCGATCAGGTTCGGGCATTCGTCGCAGAGACGCGCCAGCGTATCGGCCTGCAGCACCGAGTTGTCGCGGTTATAGACCATGACGCCGATGCCGACCGACTGGCAGATCTTCTTCACATGGGCGTAGAGACCTTCCTGCGGCGCATCGATCAGGTAGTGCGGCAGAAGCAGGATGCCGTCGGCGCCGACACGCTCGACCGAGCGGGCGATATCGACCGCCATCTCGGTGCCGTAGCCGCAGCCGGATACGATCGCCGTATCGCCGGCAACATCCTTGGCGGCCCGGACGATGCCGGGGATTTCGTCCGGCTTCAGCGAGAAGAACTCGCCAGTGCCACCGGCGGCAAACAGCACCGGCGCCCTGTAGCCGGCCAGCCATTCGACATGCGCCCGGTAGCTGTCCGGCGCGAAACGGCCCTCGGCATCGAAATGCGTCACCGGGAAGGAAAGGAGGCCTGAACCTAGCGCGGCCTTGATCTCTTCAGGGGTCATTTCGTGGGGGCCTCCCTAAAACTCGACGCGCCTTACTAAGCAAGTCATCACACACATGTCAATATCTCATAATATATGTTGTCATATGACAGATGGATTTGGCTTTCTTCTCGCAAAGACCACGTTGCATGCGGAACGCATCGCCGCAGAATGCAATGCATGGGCGACGCACCGGTATTGCGCGAAAGATGTATTATATGTTAGCCGATATTGTATGACATGCTGAAAAATGCGAGTGGGACGCCCTTTCGCCGGCATGAGGGAGGACAGGCGATGGAACGACTTCTGATCACCGGTGCAGCGGGCCAACTGGGTCGCGTCATGCGTAAAAAGCTCGCGCCACTGGCCAAGACAATCCGTCTGTCTGATCGGGCGCCGCTCG
The nucleotide sequence above comes from Ensifer adhaerens. Encoded proteins:
- the kdgD gene encoding 5-dehydro-4-deoxyglucarate dehydratase, whose product is MTPEEIKAALGSGLLSFPVTHFDAEGRFAPDSYRAHVEWLAGYRAPVLFAAGGTGEFFSLKPDEIPGIVRAAKDVAGDTAIVSGCGYGTEMAVDIARSVERVGADGILLLPHYLIDAPQEGLYAHVKKICQSVGIGVMVYNRDNSVLQADTLARLCDECPNLIGFKDGTGDIGLVRQVTAKMGDRLMYLGGMPTAELFAEAYLGAGFTTYSSAVFNFVPGLANEFYAALRSGDRATCERILTDFFYPFMAIRNRAKGYAVSAIKAGVRLQGFNAGPVRAPLKDLSDDEVAMLDALIGANKRHK
- a CDS encoding TRAP transporter substrate-binding protein; the protein is MKKIASMLCVAMGLAFAGTAAQAQEITLRSADIHPDGYPTVEAVKYMGQLLSERTNGRIKVEVMNNGVLGGEKDTIEQTRFGVIDMNRVNAAPFNNLVKETMVLGMPFLFRSTEHMHKTVDGPIGDEVLAAFEPHGLIGLAFYDSGARSFYTTKKPIEKLADLKGLKIRVQQSDLWIAMMQAFGANPTPMPMGEVYSSLETGVVDGAENNWPSYESARHFEVAKNYSLTEHSLNPEILVISKMSWDKLSPEDQALVRQAAKDSVGKMRELWSAREKVSEEKVRAAGANVIKVDKEEFAAAMGPVYDQFVSDPKLKDLLERVKAVK
- a CDS encoding amidohydrolase family protein, with protein sequence MIERILTGRPPEPRLPKGTVDTQMHMYLPGFPSLPGGPPLPVEPLPDALAYRQVMAWLGIDRVIITQGNAHQRDNANTLACVAEMGDTARAVVVIDETTSDADMRALGEAGAVGARIMDLPGGAVGLDALEAVDARAHAADWMIAVQFDGNRLRDHLPRLERMRSRWVFDHHGKFFAGLDPDGPEIVALLKLIDRGNVWFKFAGVYESSRAGWPYEDVAAFSRRIADHAPERIIWGSNWPHNMIRKSEDYPDDARLAELVLGWLGDDRARHLALVENPERLFKLPAFAAA
- a CDS encoding mandelate racemase/muconate lactonizing enzyme family protein, yielding MKIVAVRTHLLEHRLAVPFESASMRFDRRAHVLVEIECDDGTIGWGECLGPARPNAAVVAAYSPWLIGQDPRQTEKLWAILYNALRDQGQRGLTITALSGIDIALWDIKGKHYGASVSMLLGGRWRESVRAYATGSFKRDGVDRVSDNALEMAERRAQGFHACKIKIGFGVDEDLRVIRAVREAIGDDMRLMIDANHGYTVTEAVRLGKAAAEYDIDWFEEPVVPEQLSAYREVRAGQPIPIAGGETWHTRYGMWPAIESRAVDIVQPDLCGCGGFSEMAKIASLATLHGVRVVPHVWGTAVHLAAALQFMAAMTPDPVRVNPIEPIMEFDRTDNPFRQAVLKTPIEAVNGVVAIPDAPGLGIEINRDALAQFKMPEIAK